One genomic window of Haliotis asinina isolate JCU_RB_2024 chromosome 4, JCU_Hal_asi_v2, whole genome shotgun sequence includes the following:
- the LOC137282033 gene encoding uncharacterized protein: MDPVQVAIQLRGLLLAHDNAVKEILTLDMQVYKLMQKMTANSSNKCIIRGEELIQRRWVLEGVKEMFTIYRQIKWQEVQACVNAITKDASGESDTEADWNAETSFSDDDASFTELLVDSSYSEDDEDQEDFYSNDSSYDMMTLSRALSVDDCALHRHA; encoded by the exons ATGGATCCAGTTCAAGTTGCCATCCAGCTGAGAGGTCTCCTTCTTGCCCATGACAATGCAGTAAAAGAGATCTTGACCTTAG acatgcaggtgtacaagctgatgcaaaagaTGACGGCCAACTCCTCCAACAAGTGTATAATTCGAGGTGAAGAGCTGATCCAGAGACGATGGGTGTTGGAAGGTGTCAAGGAGATGTTtaccatctacagacaaatcaaGTGGCAAGAGGTACAGGCCTGCGTGAATGCCATCACCAAAGATGCTTCTGGAGAAAGTGATACAGAGGCGGATTGGAATGCTGAAACTTCCTTCAGTGACGATGATGCTTCCTTCACCGAACTCCTGGTCGACAGCTCATACAGTGAGGACGACGAGGACCAGGAAGACTTCTACAGCAACGACAGCAGCTACGATATGATGACTCTCAGTCGAGCTTTGTCTGTAGACGACTGTGCTCTTCATAGACACGCTTAA
- the LOC137282017 gene encoding uncharacterized protein, which translates to MDPVQVAIQLRGLLLAHDNAVKEILTLDMQVYKLMQKMTANSSNKCIIRGEQLIQRRWVLEGVKEMFTIYRQIKWQEVQACVNAITKDASGESDTEADWNAETSFSDDEASFTELQVDSSYSEDDEDQEDFYSNDSSYDMMTLSRALSVDDCALHRHA; encoded by the exons ATGGATCCAGTTCAAGTTGCCATCCAGCTGAGAGGTCTCCTTCTTGCCCATGACAATGCAGTAAAAGAGATCTTGACCTTAG acatgcaggtgtacaagctgatgcaaaagaTGACGGCCAACTCCTCCAACAAGTGTATAATTCGAGGTGAACAGCTGATCCAGAGACGATGGGTGCTGGAAGGTGTCAAGGAGATGTTtaccatctacagacaaatcaaGTGGCAAGAGGTACAGGCCTGCGTGAATGCCATCACCAAAGACGCTTCTGGAGAAAGTGATACAGAGGCGGATTGGAATGCTGAAACTTCCTTCAGTGACGATGAGGCTTCCTTCACCGAACTCCAGGTCGACAGCTCATACAGTGAGGACGACGAGGACCAGGAAGACTTCTACAGCAACGACAGTAGCTACGATATGATGACTCTCAGTCGAGCTTTGTCTGTAGACGACTGTGCTCTTCATAGACACGCTTAA